TCAAAGGCACAACTTATCGTTTTGAATCAACGGTAACTGCAGGCAGCGTTGACGAAATCAAAATAACTCATGATTGTAGATTTATCGAGCTAACTTCAACTACTGAGAAAGATCTCAGTATCTCTTTAACAAACGGAACAGGAACTTTCAACTATCATATAAAAACAAATCCGAATAGAACATACATTTTGAGGCTCTCGGAATTTTCTGTTGGTAAAAGTGCTACGGAGCCCACGAAAAGCGCGGAAGTAAACTTTTCGCCGAGCGTTGGTCCAGGAACTGCGCTGATAGGAGCAGTAGCAGTCTTAGGCGCTATTGTAACCGCAATATGCTACAAATTGCATATGAAGAGGAAAAAGGAGCTAGAAGAGGTAGAGCATTAGCGCATAAGTAACGGAGTAACTACTCATATTCCAATATTTCATCAAACAATCTCAAAGTCTCTTTAGCTTCTTTTTCATCAAGTTTTTGTATAGCGTAGCCTGCATGCACAATCACATAATCATTCTTTTTCACATCAACCAATGAAATATTTATTTCTCTAAAAGTATTTCCAAAATCTACTTTAGCTCTGTTGCCACGAATTTCAACTACTTTTGCAGGTATCCCCAGACACATTATAAAAATATTAACGTACTATGTTTTATAAAAATTTTGCTACTTTGTTGCTTCTCAGCATATTCTAGGTACAGGGTCGCCAAGAGGTCTTTCAACGATACGCTTGCCGCCTACGACCGTTTTCATTGCTACGCCTCGAATGTCTTTTCTCGCTTCCCCTATTATCTCTGCGTCCTTCCCTTCTTTGGTTTTCCTCAGCGCTTGCAATACCTCTTCTGCCTTCTCTTTCACTACTCCAATTACTAATTTCCCTTCATTACCAATCTCAAGTGGCTCAACTCCTAAGAATTCAGCTGCGCTGCTGACTGCTTCACTTATAGGGATTTTATCCTCTTCAATTAATATTCCTACCTTAGACTTATCTGCAAATTCGTTTAAGGCATTTGCTAGACCCCCTCTAGTAGGGTCTTTCATTGCTACAATACCTCCTATATTTAGAATTTTATCGATAATTTTATTTAGTGGCGCAGTGTCTGATTGCACTTTACTCTCAAACCCATAGCCTTCCCTACTGGAAAGTATAGTAATACCATGTTCTGCAATAGAGCCTGAGATTATTATTTTATCGCCCACACGAATATTAGAATCCAGAAGCCATTTGC
This is a stretch of genomic DNA from Candidatus Thermoplasmatota archaeon. It encodes these proteins:
- a CDS encoding HypC/HybG/HupF family hydrogenase formation chaperone, which codes for MCLGIPAKVVEIRGNRAKVDFGNTFREINISLVDVKKNDYVIVHAGYAIQKLDEKEAKETLRLFDEILEYE
- the hypE gene encoding hydrogenase expression/formation protein HypE, whose amino-acid sequence is MDKILMAHGAGGELMNALIKDYILKYLGNESADIDVPLEALDDSGVIKDIALTTDSYVVKPIFYPGGDIGSLAVAGTVNDLAVIGAKPIALSTAFVIEEGFPLSDFETILASIRKTSQKAGVSIITGDTKVVEAGALDQIMINTGGMGIRSKSLAKNIAVIKRYRPFNSKWLLDSNIRVGDKIIISGSIAEHGITILSSREGYGFESKVQSDTAPLNKIIDKILNIGGIVAMKDPTRGGLANALNEFADKSKVGILIEEDKIPISEAVSSAAEFLGVEPLEIGNEGKLVIGVVKEKAEEVLQALRKTKEGKDAEIIGEARKDIRGVAMKTVVGGKRIVERPLGDPVPRIC